The Thermosinus carboxydivorans Nor1 genome window below encodes:
- the dctP gene encoding TRAP transporter substrate-binding protein, with protein MWKKVSALVMAAALVVSLAGCGGSGKQATQGGQAAQPRIVKIANYFPPTHPQNVALREKFKPLLEQRTNGAFKVEIYDNNQLGSEKDFINGVSMGTIEMAVAGLLQAEMLPRLKIPEMPYLFRDYDHAMKVLNGPIGEEITKGMIEKGTRPLAWNVNGFRAVSNSKHPIKTLADTRDIKLRVPTNSIFIDGLQALGFNTVSMPMTELFSALQQKIVDGQENPPATLLTSGWYEVQKYLTLTNHIMGPNVIMISEKFWQTLTPEQQKIFKEVAVETAKYEVELMKKFEPEAVATLKQKGIQVDELADRAEWEKAVQPVYEKWYKQYPEFKDIVTRIKETK; from the coding sequence ATGTGGAAAAAAGTTTCAGCCTTAGTGATGGCTGCGGCACTGGTCGTCAGTCTGGCCGGCTGCGGCGGCAGCGGCAAACAGGCGACACAGGGCGGGCAGGCGGCTCAGCCAAGGATAGTGAAAATAGCTAACTACTTCCCGCCTACCCATCCGCAGAACGTGGCGTTGCGGGAAAAGTTCAAGCCTCTGCTTGAGCAGCGTACTAATGGCGCCTTCAAGGTGGAAATTTACGACAACAACCAGCTGGGTTCGGAAAAAGACTTTATTAATGGTGTCAGCATGGGTACCATTGAGATGGCGGTAGCCGGCCTGCTGCAGGCGGAAATGCTTCCCCGCCTCAAAATTCCAGAGATGCCTTACCTCTTCCGGGATTATGACCATGCGATGAAAGTTCTGAATGGGCCGATCGGTGAGGAGATCACCAAAGGCATGATTGAAAAGGGTACTCGTCCGCTGGCCTGGAACGTGAACGGTTTTCGCGCCGTCTCCAACTCGAAACACCCCATCAAGACGCTTGCTGACACCCGCGACATCAAACTGCGCGTCCCCACCAACAGCATCTTTATTGACGGCTTGCAGGCGCTTGGCTTCAATACTGTTTCCATGCCGATGACTGAACTCTTCTCGGCCCTGCAGCAAAAAATCGTCGACGGCCAGGAAAACCCGCCGGCCACATTGCTGACAAGCGGATGGTATGAGGTACAGAAGTATTTGACGTTGACCAATCATATTATGGGCCCGAACGTTATCATGATCAGCGAAAAGTTCTGGCAGACCCTGACGCCCGAGCAGCAGAAGATTTTCAAGGAAGTGGCCGTGGAAACGGCTAAGTACGAAGTTGAGTTGATGAAAAAGTTTGAGCCTGAGGCGGTAGCTACCCTGAAGCAAAAAGGCATCCAAGTGGATGAATTAGCTGACCGTGCCGAATGGGAAAAAGCTGTCCAACCCGTTTATGAAAAGTGGTATAAACAGTATCCTGAATTTAAAGATATTGTGACGAGAATTAAGGAAACCAAGTAG
- the gpmI gene encoding 2,3-bisphosphoglycerate-independent phosphoglycerate mutase, producing the protein MTKLQQPIALIILDGWGIGRAEDPFNAIAQAGTRHIALLAELYPSTTLISSGEAVGLPAGQMGNSEVGHLNIGAGRIVYQELTRISKDIREGGFFVNPVLVDVATRTKAGGGALHLMGLLSDGGVHSHIDHLYALLELAKRQGLERVYVHAFLDGRDVPPANALEYVDALETKMADLGIGRIATIAGRYWAMDRDKRWERTEKAYAALVYRDGLHAPSARAAVEAAYARGETDEFVMPTVVDGCGDCAVKAGDGVIFFNFRPDRARQLTRAFVDSQFSGFDRRYGYFPLHFATMTQYDETLAVPVAYAPQFLTNTLGEVISKAGLTQLRIAETEKYAHVTYFFNGGEERPFANEDRVLIPSPKVATYDLQPEMSAPAVTDRAVAEIRSGKYDFIVINYANGDMVGHSGKFEAAVQAVATVDECVGRVVATMRERGGIVCITADHGNAECMRDETGEPFTAHTTNEVPFILVADAYRGRRLRRGILADIAPTILELAGLAIPPEMTGRSLLEK; encoded by the coding sequence GTGACTAAACTGCAGCAACCAATCGCCCTCATCATCCTGGACGGCTGGGGCATCGGCCGGGCCGAAGACCCATTCAACGCCATCGCCCAGGCCGGGACGCGGCATATTGCCCTCTTGGCCGAGCTTTATCCCAGTACGACTTTGATAAGCTCCGGGGAGGCCGTTGGCCTGCCGGCGGGACAGATGGGCAATTCGGAAGTAGGCCACCTGAATATCGGCGCCGGACGGATTGTTTACCAGGAGCTGACCCGCATCAGCAAGGATATCCGTGAGGGAGGCTTTTTTGTCAACCCCGTGCTGGTTGATGTAGCTACCCGCACGAAAGCCGGCGGGGGAGCGCTCCATCTGATGGGCCTCTTGTCTGACGGTGGCGTCCACAGCCACATCGACCACCTTTACGCCCTATTGGAACTGGCAAAACGGCAGGGGCTGGAGCGCGTTTACGTCCACGCCTTCCTCGACGGACGCGACGTACCACCGGCCAATGCGCTGGAATATGTCGATGCTCTTGAAACGAAAATGGCGGACTTGGGCATCGGACGCATTGCCACCATTGCCGGCCGGTATTGGGCGATGGACCGCGATAAGCGCTGGGAGCGCACGGAAAAGGCGTACGCCGCCCTGGTGTACCGGGACGGCCTGCATGCGCCCAGTGCCCGGGCGGCGGTAGAAGCGGCGTACGCGCGGGGCGAAACCGACGAGTTTGTGATGCCAACGGTGGTGGACGGCTGCGGCGACTGCGCCGTTAAAGCCGGTGACGGCGTCATCTTCTTCAATTTCCGTCCCGACCGGGCCCGTCAGCTTACCCGTGCTTTCGTGGACAGCCAGTTCAGCGGCTTTGACCGCCGCTACGGCTATTTCCCGCTCCACTTTGCGACCATGACCCAGTATGACGAAACGCTGGCCGTGCCGGTCGCCTACGCGCCGCAGTTTTTGACCAACACGCTGGGCGAGGTGATCAGCAAAGCGGGGCTGACCCAGCTGCGCATCGCCGAGACGGAAAAATACGCCCATGTCACCTACTTTTTCAACGGCGGCGAGGAACGGCCCTTTGCCAACGAAGACCGGGTGCTCATTCCCTCGCCGAAAGTGGCAACTTACGACCTTCAGCCGGAAATGAGCGCACCGGCCGTCACTGATCGGGCGGTGGCGGAAATCCGGTCCGGCAAATATGACTTTATTGTCATCAACTACGCCAACGGCGACATGGTAGGCCACTCGGGCAAGTTTGAAGCTGCCGTCCAAGCGGTGGCCACGGTGGATGAATGTGTGGGCCGGGTGGTAGCGACCATGCGCGAACGGGGCGGCATTGTCTGCATAACCGCCGACCACGGCAATGCCGAGTGCATGCGGGATGAAACGGGCGAACCGTTTACCGCCCACACGACCAATGAGGTTCCCTTTATCCTTGTCGCCGATGCCTACCGTGGGCGCAGGCTGCGGCGCGGCATCCTGGCTGACATCGCTCCCACCATTTTGGAACTGGCCGGGCTTGCGATACCGCCGGAAATGACCGGCCGGAGCTTACTGGAGAAATAG
- a CDS encoding TRAP transporter large permease — protein sequence MLTIFLVTLFGALLLGAPVAFALILSTIALMVFNNSFDTQIVVQHMMAGAENYTLMAIPFFMLAGEIMNHGGISTRIIKFASDLVGHVKGGLGYVTVIACMIFAGVSGTAVADTAAVGSILHPVMKREGYDSKRSAALICAAGCTGPIIPPSVPMILYGVIGGVSIVGLFLGGIVPGLIMGIALMIYWYLHTRKTNYPIKPRVSFATLLRSTIDAAWALVLPFIILGGIVFGVFTPTEAAVIAVFYAFFVSFVIYRELELSKLPKILLDAAINSAVVMFVAAAATSTGFMITVGRIPQSIAETILSISSDPAIVMLIINFFLLLVGTVMDLTPALLILAPILISLTKNLGIDPLYFGVVMVFNLCIGLLTPPVGTVLFVGCGLSGHSITELSRRVLPLVLVLIAVLFLITYVPETIMTIPKWYQGLRTT from the coding sequence ATGCTGACGATTTTTCTGGTTACATTGTTTGGCGCATTGCTGCTCGGTGCTCCGGTGGCATTTGCCCTGATTCTCAGCACGATTGCGCTTATGGTTTTTAATAACAGCTTTGATACGCAGATAGTTGTTCAACATATGATGGCTGGCGCGGAAAACTATACGCTCATGGCAATACCGTTTTTCATGCTGGCCGGAGAAATTATGAACCACGGCGGCATTTCTACCCGCATTATAAAATTTGCCAGCGACCTGGTTGGGCATGTTAAGGGCGGTTTGGGATATGTTACGGTTATTGCCTGCATGATTTTTGCCGGTGTGTCCGGCACGGCCGTGGCTGATACTGCAGCCGTAGGTTCTATTCTCCATCCGGTTATGAAGCGGGAAGGCTATGATTCTAAGCGCAGCGCCGCCCTTATCTGTGCTGCTGGCTGTACCGGCCCGATTATTCCGCCAAGCGTACCAATGATACTGTATGGCGTCATCGGCGGCGTCTCCATCGTCGGACTGTTTCTGGGCGGCATTGTCCCCGGCCTGATTATGGGCATAGCTCTCATGATTTACTGGTATCTCCACACCCGTAAGACCAATTACCCGATAAAGCCGCGCGTGTCTTTCGCTACACTGCTTAGGAGCACCATAGACGCCGCCTGGGCGCTGGTTTTGCCCTTCATCATTCTCGGCGGTATTGTTTTCGGCGTGTTTACACCCACCGAGGCGGCGGTTATTGCTGTTTTTTATGCTTTTTTCGTGTCGTTTGTTATTTACCGTGAGCTGGAATTGAGTAAGCTGCCCAAAATATTGCTTGATGCGGCCATTAACTCGGCGGTTGTTATGTTTGTCGCCGCCGCCGCTACTTCTACCGGTTTTATGATTACCGTCGGCCGCATACCGCAGTCTATTGCGGAAACTATTCTGTCTATTTCCAGCGATCCGGCAATTGTCATGCTGATTATCAACTTTTTCCTTCTTCTTGTAGGTACGGTAATGGATCTGACCCCGGCCCTGCTGATTTTGGCGCCTATTCTGATTTCGCTCACCAAGAATCTGGGCATCGATCCCTTGTATTTCGGGGTGGTCATGGTCTTCAACTTGTGCATCGGTCTTCTTACTCCGCCGGTCGGTACAGTATTGTTTGTCGGCTGCGGCCTCAGCGGTCATTCCATTACCGAACTGTCCCGCAGGGTATTGCCGCTGGTGCTTGTGCTCATCGCCGTGCTGTTTCTCATCACTTATGTCCCAGAAACCATTATGACTATTCCGAAGTGGTACCAGGGTCTGCGTACTACTTAA
- a CDS encoding MurR/RpiR family transcriptional regulator — MENQETHIGGCLPRIRSIYKALTKAEQKVADYILENAAKVVHLSITELAEVSGSAEATIFRLCQKVGYRGYQHFKIALAGDLYTPAELVYKDVNAGDSMGVIARKVFHDINEGLQDTLKIIDEAALDKAVAAITKARRIDAYGSAGSAVIAADIEYRFMRFGIPVRAYADPHMQIISAALMQPGDLAIAVSHTGANRDLLDSVAMAKQNGATVIAITSYMKSPLSKLADITLCGSAKETEYRSEAMAARLVHLAIVDALYVGVMLDRQDCIVENMEKIRKAIAIRRV, encoded by the coding sequence ATGGAAAATCAAGAAACCCATATTGGCGGCTGTTTGCCGCGCATTCGCAGCATTTATAAGGCGCTAACCAAGGCGGAACAGAAGGTGGCCGATTATATTCTGGAAAATGCCGCAAAGGTGGTCCACCTTTCCATTACTGAGCTGGCCGAGGTTTCGGGCAGCGCCGAAGCTACTATTTTCCGTCTCTGCCAAAAAGTGGGATATAGGGGCTATCAGCATTTCAAGATAGCGTTAGCCGGCGATTTGTACACGCCGGCCGAACTGGTGTATAAGGATGTTAACGCCGGAGATTCCATGGGCGTTATTGCGCGGAAAGTGTTTCACGATATTAACGAAGGGCTTCAGGATACGCTCAAGATTATTGATGAAGCCGCTCTCGATAAAGCTGTTGCCGCCATAACCAAGGCGCGGCGCATCGACGCCTATGGCTCCGCCGGGTCAGCGGTAATTGCCGCCGATATTGAATACCGGTTTATGCGGTTTGGAATTCCCGTGCGCGCCTACGCCGATCCACATATGCAGATTATCTCGGCTGCACTGATGCAGCCAGGGGACCTGGCCATTGCAGTGTCTCATACTGGCGCTAACCGCGACCTCCTGGATTCTGTCGCGATGGCTAAGCAGAACGGCGCTACGGTGATTGCCATCACCAGCTACATGAAGTCGCCGTTAAGCAAGCTGGCCGATATTACTTTGTGCGGTTCGGCGAAAGAGACAGAATACCGTTCCGAGGCTATGGCCGCCAGACTGGTCCACCTGGCCATTGTTGACGCCCTCTATGTCGGAGTTATGCTTGACCGGCAGGATTGCATCGTGGAAAACATGGAAAAAATTCGTAAGGCGATTGCCATTCGGCGGGTGTAG
- a CDS encoding SDR family NAD(P)-dependent oxidoreductase — protein sequence MANLFDITDKVIVAVGGSGGLGTAICLGLAEAGAHVIPVSRNKEKNAALVAKIEALGRRSMTVSIDATNRAEMEQLKDEIVAKFGRVDVLINAAGALVKKPFLEVGEDEWDHVINVNLKSIYTACQVFGPIMLEQGYGKIINFSSMGAFLGITRSSAYCTTKGGVNQLTKVLACEWGPKGVNVNAIAPGFFKTPLNEMFLGLPEVEAKITGDTPMRRYGKAPDLLGTIIFLSSAASDFVTGAVIPVDGGYLALAL from the coding sequence ATGGCAAACCTGTTCGACATAACGGACAAAGTCATCGTCGCGGTAGGTGGCAGTGGCGGCCTGGGGACGGCTATTTGTCTGGGCTTGGCCGAAGCGGGCGCCCATGTCATTCCCGTAAGCCGCAATAAAGAGAAGAATGCGGCCCTTGTTGCAAAAATTGAGGCCTTGGGCCGCCGGTCAATGACAGTGTCCATTGACGCCACTAACCGGGCCGAAATGGAGCAGCTCAAAGACGAAATCGTAGCCAAGTTCGGCCGCGTGGATGTGCTCATCAACGCCGCCGGGGCGCTGGTAAAAAAGCCCTTCCTGGAAGTTGGCGAAGATGAGTGGGACCATGTTATCAATGTGAACTTAAAATCCATCTACACTGCCTGCCAAGTATTCGGCCCCATCATGCTAGAACAGGGCTACGGCAAAATCATCAATTTCTCATCCATGGGGGCTTTTTTGGGCATTACCCGTTCCAGCGCTTATTGCACCACTAAGGGCGGCGTAAACCAGCTCACCAAGGTACTGGCCTGCGAGTGGGGCCCCAAAGGCGTTAACGTCAACGCCATCGCTCCCGGCTTTTTCAAAACGCCGCTAAATGAGATGTTCCTTGGCCTGCCGGAAGTAGAAGCTAAGATCACCGGCGACACCCCCATGCGGCGGTACGGGAAGGCGCCTGATCTACTAGGTACTATTATTTTCCTGTCTTCCGCAGCCTCCGATTTTGTCACCGGTGCGGTTATCCCCGTTGACGGCGGCTACTTGGCATTAGCCTTATAA
- the tpiA gene encoding triose-phosphate isomerase, which translates to MRKPIIAGNWKMHKTVAEAQALVQDIVRLTADAGEVEVVVCPPFTALYSVRTVVGGTHVRLAAQNVHWEQQGAFTGEISPAMLRDVGCDYCIIGHSERRQYFAETNETVNKKVKAALAHDLIPIMCVGETLAEREAGATAAVVGEQVRGGLAGLTADQVAAMVIAYEPVWAIGTGRTASPRDANAVCAFIRAIVREMFGDAADRVRIQYGGSVKPENIAELMAQSDIDGALVGGASLDAVSFSGIVKFRT; encoded by the coding sequence GTGCGTAAACCCATTATTGCCGGTAACTGGAAAATGCATAAAACGGTTGCCGAAGCGCAGGCGCTGGTGCAAGACATTGTCCGGCTTACGGCCGATGCCGGCGAGGTTGAGGTTGTTGTCTGCCCGCCCTTTACTGCTTTATACTCGGTGCGGACCGTCGTGGGCGGCACCCATGTCCGGCTGGCCGCCCAGAACGTGCACTGGGAGCAGCAGGGCGCCTTTACGGGCGAAATATCGCCGGCCATGCTGCGCGATGTGGGCTGCGATTATTGCATCATCGGCCATTCGGAGCGCCGCCAGTATTTTGCAGAGACCAATGAAACGGTTAACAAAAAGGTCAAAGCCGCCCTGGCCCATGATCTTATTCCCATTATGTGCGTAGGCGAGACCCTGGCCGAGCGGGAAGCCGGTGCCACCGCAGCGGTGGTGGGCGAGCAGGTCCGGGGAGGGTTAGCCGGCCTGACGGCCGACCAGGTAGCCGCCATGGTTATTGCCTATGAGCCGGTGTGGGCCATCGGTACTGGCCGCACGGCCTCACCCCGGGATGCTAACGCCGTGTGCGCTTTTATCCGGGCCATTGTGCGGGAAATGTTCGGTGATGCGGCCGACCGCGTCCGCATTCAGTACGGCGGCAGTGTCAAACCGGAAAATATTGCCGAGCTGATGGCCCAGAGCGACATCGACGGCGCCCTGGTAGGCGGCGCCAGCTTGGACGCCGTGAGCTTTAGCGGCATTGTCAAGTTTCGCACCTAG
- a CDS encoding TRAP transporter small permease: protein MKLLEYAERALEWVVELLLALMAIVVFINVIARYLFAKAFPWTEEIAIFMFTWIIFLGALLAFKRHRHLGVDLLLNVLPPLPRKIVALLGNILVGGALLVLIDGGVKYYFQTIVWPAPATQIPYGVINAIIPFAAFFMLLLLLKDIISLLRGENDKPKGEKQC from the coding sequence ATGAAGTTGCTTGAATATGCCGAACGCGCTTTAGAATGGGTAGTCGAACTGCTCTTGGCCTTAATGGCAATAGTTGTCTTTATAAATGTAATTGCGCGCTACCTGTTTGCTAAAGCATTTCCCTGGACAGAAGAAATAGCCATATTCATGTTTACCTGGATTATCTTTCTCGGGGCGCTGCTGGCCTTTAAGCGGCATCGGCATTTAGGAGTTGATTTGCTGCTTAATGTCTTGCCGCCGTTGCCAAGGAAAATTGTTGCCTTGCTTGGTAACATTCTGGTTGGCGGCGCTTTACTGGTGCTTATTGACGGCGGGGTCAAGTACTATTTTCAGACAATCGTTTGGCCGGCGCCGGCAACGCAAATCCCCTATGGCGTTATTAATGCCATAATTCCTTTCGCGGCGTTTTTTATGCTGCTACTGCTGCTTAAGGATATTATCAGCCTGTTGCGCGGGGAGAATGATAAGCCTAAGGGGGAAAAGCAATGCTGA
- a CDS encoding phosphoglycerate dehydrogenase, giving the protein MTKVLVTARSFAKSPEARAVLEQAGCEVIFNPYDRPLTEDELVELIKGMDALVAGMDAVTAKVIAAGLPTLKIIAKHGVGYNTIDVAAAAAYGIPVTITPGANNISVAELAIGLMLAVARHIPQMDGIVRRGGWSRMTGSELYGKVLGIIGMGSIGCEVAKRAHAFGMKIIAYDIRPRQDMIENYGVTYLPMADCLAQADFLSLHAPALPETIGMINKDTLKTMKRTAFLINTARGDLIVEEDLYDALKNGVIAGAGLDTFVHEPIRDARLFTLDNVVLTPHAGATTHEAVTRMGVMAAEEVVRVLSGQPPQNPVKI; this is encoded by the coding sequence ATGACTAAAGTATTGGTAACTGCCCGCTCGTTCGCCAAATCGCCCGAAGCCAGAGCGGTACTCGAACAGGCGGGCTGCGAAGTGATCTTCAACCCATATGACCGGCCGCTGACAGAAGATGAGCTGGTCGAATTAATCAAAGGAATGGACGCTTTAGTAGCCGGTATGGATGCGGTAACAGCCAAGGTCATTGCTGCCGGGCTGCCCACATTAAAAATTATCGCCAAACACGGCGTCGGCTACAACACTATCGACGTTGCCGCGGCAGCCGCCTACGGTATTCCCGTCACCATCACGCCGGGCGCCAATAACATCTCCGTGGCGGAACTGGCCATCGGACTGATGCTGGCCGTTGCCCGGCATATCCCGCAGATGGACGGTATTGTCCGCCGCGGCGGCTGGAGCCGCATGACAGGAAGCGAACTGTACGGCAAAGTACTGGGCATTATCGGCATGGGCAGCATCGGCTGCGAGGTAGCCAAACGCGCCCACGCTTTCGGCATGAAAATTATTGCTTATGATATCCGTCCCCGCCAGGACATGATAGAAAACTACGGTGTAACATACCTCCCCATGGCGGATTGTTTGGCCCAGGCTGACTTCCTCTCCCTCCATGCTCCTGCCCTGCCCGAAACAATCGGCATGATTAACAAAGACACGCTGAAAACCATGAAGCGGACGGCTTTCCTTATCAATACCGCCCGGGGCGACCTCATTGTCGAGGAAGACCTGTATGACGCTCTCAAAAACGGCGTTATCGCCGGCGCGGGCCTCGACACCTTTGTCCATGAACCAATCAGGGATGCCCGCCTGTTCACACTTGACAATGTGGTGCTTACCCCTCACGCCGGCGCTACTACCCACGAGGCGGTAACCCGCATGGGCGTAATGGCCGCGGAAGAAGTGGTGCGGGTACTATCCGGCCAGCCGCCCCAAAACCCGGTAAAAATATAA
- the eno gene encoding phosphopyruvate hydratase, whose amino-acid sequence MSTTIITDVMAREILDSRGNPTVEVDVVLEDGTLGRAAVPSGASTGAYEAVELRDGEKDRYLGKGVRQAVANVNEVIGPEIVGMDACDQVAIDQALIALDGTLNKGKLGANAILGVSMAVAKAAAASLGLPLYQYLGGFNAKELPVPMMNILNGGKHADNNVDIQEFMIMPVGAVNFSYALRMCAEVYHNLKKVLQERGLSTAIGDEGGFAPNLASNEEALSVIMEAIKRAGYQPGTQIALALDVAATELYKDGKYHLAGEGVVRTAAEMVAYYEDLVAKYPIVSIEDGMAEDDWEGWRLLTERLGGKIQLVGDDVFVTNTERLRRGIGEKVANAILIKVNQIGTLTETFDAIEMAKRAGYTCIISHRSGETEDATIADIAVAVNAGQIKTGAPARTDRVAKYNQLLRIEEELGDVAQYKGGDVFYNIRK is encoded by the coding sequence ATGTCAACAACAATCATTACCGATGTAATGGCCCGGGAAATCTTAGATTCCCGCGGCAATCCCACCGTAGAAGTGGATGTGGTGCTCGAAGACGGCACTCTTGGCCGGGCGGCCGTGCCATCCGGCGCCTCGACCGGTGCGTATGAGGCGGTAGAACTGCGGGATGGGGAAAAGGACCGCTACCTCGGCAAAGGGGTGCGGCAGGCGGTGGCCAATGTCAACGAGGTCATCGGCCCGGAAATTGTCGGGATGGATGCCTGCGACCAGGTAGCCATCGACCAGGCGCTGATTGCCCTGGACGGTACGTTGAACAAAGGCAAACTGGGCGCCAACGCCATTCTCGGCGTTTCGATGGCCGTGGCCAAAGCAGCCGCCGCTTCGCTTGGCCTGCCGCTGTACCAGTACTTGGGAGGGTTTAATGCCAAAGAACTGCCGGTGCCGATGATGAATATCCTGAACGGCGGCAAACATGCCGACAACAATGTGGATATTCAGGAATTCATGATTATGCCGGTCGGGGCCGTTAACTTCAGCTATGCCCTACGTATGTGCGCCGAGGTTTATCACAACCTGAAAAAAGTCCTCCAGGAGCGGGGACTGAGCACGGCCATCGGCGACGAAGGCGGGTTTGCGCCAAATTTGGCGTCCAACGAGGAAGCGCTGAGCGTTATTATGGAGGCCATCAAGCGCGCCGGTTACCAGCCGGGCACCCAGATTGCCCTGGCCCTCGATGTAGCTGCAACCGAACTGTATAAAGACGGCAAGTACCACCTGGCCGGCGAGGGCGTCGTCCGCACTGCGGCGGAAATGGTAGCTTACTATGAAGATTTGGTGGCGAAATATCCCATCGTGTCGATCGAGGACGGCATGGCGGAAGACGACTGGGAAGGCTGGCGGCTTTTGACCGAGCGGCTGGGCGGCAAAATCCAGCTCGTCGGCGACGACGTGTTTGTTACCAATACCGAACGTCTCCGCCGCGGTATCGGCGAGAAGGTGGCCAATGCCATTCTCATTAAGGTCAACCAGATCGGTACCCTTACCGAAACCTTTGATGCGATCGAGATGGCCAAGCGGGCTGGGTACACCTGCATTATTTCCCACCGCTCGGGCGAAACGGAAGATGCCACCATTGCCGATATTGCCGTGGCCGTCAATGCCGGGCAGATCAAGACCGGCGCCCCGGCCCGCACCGACCGGGTGGCGAAGTACAACCAGTTGCTGCGTATCGAGGAAGAGCTGGGTGACGTGGCCCAGTATAAAGGTGGCGACGTGTTTTATAATATTAGAAAGTAA
- a CDS encoding zinc-binding alcohol dehydrogenase family protein, with protein MKVIEVLKPGQLTVGERPMPAAPVGGEVVVKIKAAGICGSDVHIFHGQNPFATYPRILGHEAVGEVYQAGAEVKDLKPGDRVAIDNVFSCGRCYACRSNRHNVCREVKVLGVHIDGVFQEYIKITADKLYKLPADLPWEMAATVEPYSIAAEAVDRAGVTKDDTVLVCGAGPIGLVILQASKRLGARVAVMDIVASRLERAKAMGADLTINTRETDLLEAVREFAGGEGVNIVMEATGNIGVLELAVAKLVSQAGKVIVLGFPVEPAKIVPADIMRRELDIKGSRLNNKKFPEVIRWLAGKEVDPTGLVTHVLPFTDAAKAMELFANNPEEVCKIILRFD; from the coding sequence ATGAAAGTAATCGAAGTGCTAAAGCCGGGACAGCTGACGGTTGGTGAGCGCCCCATGCCGGCGGCGCCGGTAGGCGGTGAGGTTGTAGTAAAGATCAAGGCTGCAGGTATTTGTGGATCGGATGTCCACATTTTCCATGGCCAAAACCCGTTTGCTACTTATCCGCGCATTCTCGGTCATGAAGCGGTAGGCGAGGTATACCAGGCAGGGGCGGAAGTGAAAGATTTAAAACCGGGCGACAGGGTAGCGATTGACAATGTATTTTCCTGCGGCCGGTGCTATGCCTGTCGGTCTAATCGGCACAACGTCTGCCGGGAGGTTAAGGTGTTGGGTGTTCATATTGATGGCGTGTTCCAGGAATATATCAAAATTACTGCCGATAAACTTTACAAACTGCCTGCCGACCTGCCCTGGGAAATGGCGGCTACCGTCGAGCCTTACAGCATTGCCGCCGAGGCTGTTGACCGTGCCGGTGTAACAAAAGATGACACTGTTTTGGTGTGCGGTGCCGGACCGATCGGTCTTGTTATTCTCCAAGCGTCCAAACGGCTGGGGGCACGCGTCGCTGTCATGGATATTGTTGCTTCTCGCCTTGAACGGGCCAAGGCGATGGGTGCCGACCTGACCATTAACACCAGGGAAACTGATCTGTTGGAAGCGGTGCGGGAGTTTGCCGGCGGGGAAGGCGTCAACATCGTCATGGAGGCTACCGGGAATATTGGCGTGCTGGAGCTGGCCGTGGCCAAGCTGGTCTCCCAAGCAGGTAAGGTAATTGTGCTGGGCTTTCCAGTCGAGCCGGCCAAAATCGTTCCAGCCGATATTATGCGGCGGGAACTTGATATCAAAGGATCGCGGCTGAACAACAAAAAGTTTCCGGAAGTTATCCGCTGGCTAGCGGGTAAGGAGGTTGATCCGACAGGCTTGGTGACGCACGTGCTGCCATTTACTGATGCGGCAAAGGCTATGGAATTGTTTGCAAACAACCCCGAAGAAGTATGCAAAATTATTCTGCGCTTTGACTAA